The Blastococcus sp. HT6-4 genome window below encodes:
- a CDS encoding alpha-amylase family protein codes for MFDPAVSDQWWKNAVVYSVDVETFMDSDGDGVGDFRGLTHRLPYLSGLGVTCLWLLPFYPSPGRDDGYDVSDYYTVDPRLGTLGEFVEFVRTARDLGIRVVIDLVVNHTSSEHPWFQSARRDRDSPYRNWYVWADERPEDEAKVIFPDKEESNWAWDEEAGQYYLHRFYSSEPDLNTAHPDVRDEIHRVMGFWLELGVSGFRVDAAPYLIGATGVEHQMPQDPHLILQDMRGFLSRRRGDAVLFGEVNLDPGDRESFFGDGGEMTGLFNFILSGAVFAALARGEATPLAEHLRRTPSPPRTSQWLNFLRNHDELNLSRLPADEKDDVMTAFAPDQEMRIYGRGIRRRLPPMVDGDRRRIELAFSLLLTLPGTPVLLYGEEIGMGDDLAIEGRKSVRTVMQWADGPNGGFSNRRDGELVAPVVDDGPFRYQEVNVAEQRRREDSLLNRVERAIRVRKESPEFGWGAWTVLDSGDPRVLVHRCDWLDGTVLAAHNLSGDDVETRIELTDGGRLEEVGDIFGNDRYEPFDPDDPRVALGPFGYRWLRGRRPGSGMAL; via the coding sequence ATGTTCGATCCAGCCGTCAGCGACCAGTGGTGGAAGAACGCCGTCGTCTACTCCGTGGACGTCGAGACCTTCATGGACTCCGACGGGGACGGCGTCGGCGACTTCCGTGGTCTGACGCACCGCCTGCCCTACCTGTCCGGCCTGGGCGTCACCTGCCTGTGGCTGCTGCCGTTCTATCCCTCGCCGGGACGGGACGACGGCTACGACGTCAGCGACTACTACACCGTGGATCCCCGGCTCGGGACGCTGGGCGAGTTCGTCGAGTTCGTCCGCACCGCCCGCGACCTCGGGATCCGGGTGGTGATCGATCTCGTGGTCAACCACACCTCCAGCGAGCACCCCTGGTTCCAGTCGGCACGCCGGGACCGGGACTCCCCGTACCGCAACTGGTACGTGTGGGCCGACGAGCGGCCGGAGGACGAGGCGAAGGTCATCTTCCCGGACAAGGAGGAGAGCAACTGGGCCTGGGACGAGGAGGCCGGGCAGTACTACCTGCACCGCTTCTACTCGTCGGAGCCCGACCTCAACACGGCCCACCCCGACGTCCGCGACGAGATCCACCGGGTCATGGGCTTCTGGCTGGAGCTCGGGGTCTCCGGGTTCCGGGTGGACGCCGCGCCCTACCTCATCGGCGCGACCGGGGTCGAGCACCAGATGCCGCAGGACCCGCACCTGATCCTCCAGGACATGCGCGGCTTCCTCTCCCGCCGGCGCGGGGACGCCGTCCTGTTCGGTGAGGTCAACCTCGATCCCGGTGACCGCGAGAGCTTCTTCGGTGACGGCGGCGAGATGACCGGGCTGTTCAACTTCATCCTGTCCGGAGCGGTCTTCGCCGCGCTCGCCCGCGGCGAGGCCACTCCGCTGGCCGAGCACCTGCGCAGGACGCCGTCCCCACCGCGGACCTCGCAGTGGCTCAACTTCCTGCGCAACCACGACGAGCTGAACCTCTCCCGGCTGCCGGCCGACGAGAAGGACGACGTCATGACCGCCTTCGCGCCGGACCAGGAGATGCGGATCTACGGCCGCGGCATCCGGCGGCGGCTGCCACCGATGGTCGACGGCGACCGCAGGCGCATCGAACTCGCCTTCAGCCTGCTCCTGACCCTGCCCGGCACCCCGGTGCTGCTCTACGGGGAGGAGATCGGGATGGGCGACGACCTGGCCATCGAGGGGCGCAAGAGCGTGCGCACGGTCATGCAGTGGGCCGACGGGCCGAACGGCGGCTTCTCCAACCGCCGCGACGGCGAACTGGTCGCCCCGGTCGTCGACGACGGCCCGTTCCGCTACCAGGAGGTCAACGTGGCCGAGCAGCGGCGGCGCGAGGACTCGCTGCTCAACCGGGTGGAGCGGGCGATCCGCGTGCGCAAGGAGTCCCCGGAGTTCGGCTGGGGCGCCTGGACGGTGCTCGACTCCGGTGATCCGCGGGTGCTCGTCCACCGGTGCGACTGGCTGGACGGCACCGTCCTCGCCGCGCACAACCTGTCCGGCGACGACGTGGAGACCCGGATCGAGCTGACCGACGGCGGCCGGCTCGAGGAGGTGGGCGACATCTTCGGCAACGACCGCTACGAGCCGTTCGACCCGGACGATCCCCGCGTCGCTCTCGGGCCCTTCGGCTACCGGTGGCTGCGGGGCCGGCGTCCGGGCAGCGGGATGGCGCTGTGA
- the pgm gene encoding phosphoglucomutase (alpha-D-glucose-1,6-bisphosphate-dependent): MSDARAGRPAQPSDLIDVASLVTAYYTREPDPADPAQQVAFGTSGHRGSAFDAAFNEAHILATTQAICEYRAAQGYDGPLFLGRDTHALSEPAWASALEVLAANDVTVLVDAADRYTPTPAISHAILRANAGRTSGLADGIVVTPSHNPPRDGGFKYNPPSGGPAGTDATSVIADRANELLRAGLGGVRRIPFTRARAAATAHDFLGDYVDDLPSVLDLDAVRSAGVRIGADPLGGASVDYWAAIAERHRLDLTVVNPLVDPTWRFMTLDWDGKIRMDCSSPSAMASLIGAKDEYRIATGNDADADRHGIVTPDAGLMNPNHFLAVAIAYLFEHRPQWGADVAVGKTLVSSSLIDRVVDGLGRRLVEVPVGFKWFVPGLLDGSVGFGGEESAGASFLRRDGGVWTTDKDGILLALLASEIQAVTGRSPSQLHAELTERYGSSSYARVDAPASREQKAALGKLSPEAVRATELAGEPITAKLTRAPGNDAAIGGLKVTTENAWFAARPSGTEDVYKIYAESFAGPEHLARVQEEARAVVTAALGS, translated from the coding sequence ATGAGTGATGCCCGTGCCGGCCGGCCCGCACAGCCCAGCGACCTGATCGACGTCGCCTCGCTCGTCACCGCCTACTACACACGCGAGCCCGACCCGGCGGATCCGGCGCAGCAGGTGGCGTTCGGCACCAGCGGGCACCGGGGGTCGGCGTTCGACGCGGCCTTCAACGAGGCGCACATCCTCGCCACCACGCAGGCGATCTGCGAGTACCGCGCCGCGCAGGGCTACGACGGGCCACTCTTCCTCGGCCGGGACACCCACGCGCTGTCCGAGCCGGCGTGGGCCTCGGCGCTGGAGGTGCTGGCCGCCAACGACGTGACCGTCCTCGTCGACGCCGCCGACCGGTACACGCCCACACCGGCCATCAGCCACGCGATCCTGCGGGCGAACGCCGGCCGCACCTCCGGCCTGGCCGACGGCATCGTCGTCACGCCGTCGCACAACCCGCCACGCGACGGCGGCTTCAAGTACAACCCGCCCAGCGGCGGCCCGGCCGGCACCGATGCGACCAGCGTGATCGCCGACCGCGCCAACGAGCTGCTGCGCGCGGGCCTGGGCGGGGTGCGGCGCATCCCGTTCACCCGGGCCCGCGCCGCGGCGACCGCGCACGACTTCCTCGGCGACTACGTCGACGACCTGCCCTCGGTGCTCGATCTCGACGCGGTCCGCTCGGCCGGCGTGCGCATCGGCGCGGACCCACTCGGCGGAGCCAGCGTCGACTACTGGGCCGCGATCGCCGAGCGGCACCGGCTGGACCTCACCGTGGTCAACCCGCTGGTCGACCCCACGTGGCGGTTCATGACGCTGGACTGGGACGGGAAGATCCGGATGGACTGCTCCTCGCCCTCGGCCATGGCCTCCCTGATCGGGGCGAAGGACGAGTACCGGATCGCCACCGGCAACGACGCCGACGCCGACCGGCACGGCATCGTCACCCCGGACGCCGGGCTGATGAACCCCAACCACTTCCTCGCCGTCGCCATCGCCTACCTGTTCGAACACCGGCCGCAGTGGGGCGCCGACGTCGCCGTCGGCAAGACCCTGGTGTCGTCGTCACTGATCGACCGGGTGGTCGACGGCCTGGGCCGGCGGCTGGTCGAGGTGCCGGTGGGCTTCAAGTGGTTCGTCCCGGGCCTGCTCGACGGGTCGGTCGGCTTCGGCGGCGAGGAGTCCGCCGGCGCCTCCTTCCTGCGCCGGGACGGCGGGGTCTGGACGACGGACAAGGACGGCATCCTGCTGGCCCTGCTCGCGTCGGAGATCCAGGCCGTGACCGGCCGGTCCCCGTCGCAGCTGCACGCCGAGCTCACCGAGCGGTACGGCTCCTCCTCCTACGCCCGCGTCGACGCACCGGCGAGCCGCGAGCAGAAGGCCGCCCTGGGCAAGCTCTCCCCCGAGGCCGTCCGGGCCACCGAGCTCGCCGGCGAGCCGATCACGGCGAAGCTGACCCGGGCGCCCGGCAACGACGCCGCGATCGGCGGCCTCAAGGTGACCACCGAGAACGCTTGGTTCGCCGCCCGGCCGTCGGGCACCGAGGACGTCTACAAGATCTACGCGGAGTCCTTCGCCGGCCCCGAGCACCTCGCGCGCGTGCAGGAGGAGGCCCGCGCCGTGGTCACCGCGGCCCTCGGCAGCTAG
- a CDS encoding VOC family protein, producing the protein MTTTQQTDQQQTTPAPTVWPAFRARDARGLIRFLVDAFGFEETAVYGEGDRVDHAQLSWPEGGGVMLGSVRDDGGQWPVESTGCYVVTADPDAVHARAVAAGAEIVRPPYDTDHGSRDFAARDPEGNLWQFGTYPGEPRRAE; encoded by the coding sequence ATGACGACGACGCAGCAGACCGACCAGCAGCAGACGACGCCGGCCCCCACGGTCTGGCCGGCGTTCCGGGCCCGCGACGCGCGGGGGCTGATCCGCTTCCTCGTGGATGCGTTCGGGTTCGAGGAGACGGCCGTGTACGGCGAGGGCGACCGGGTCGACCACGCCCAGCTGTCCTGGCCCGAGGGCGGCGGGGTGATGCTCGGCTCGGTGCGGGACGACGGCGGGCAGTGGCCGGTGGAGTCGACCGGCTGCTACGTGGTCACCGCCGACCCCGACGCCGTGCACGCCCGTGCGGTCGCGGCCGGCGCCGAGATCGTCCGGCCGCCGTACGACACCGACCACGGGTCCCGGGACTTCGCCGCGCGCGACCCCGAGGGCAACCTCTGGCAGTTCGGCACGTACCCCGGGGAGCCGCGCCGGGCGGAGTGA
- a CDS encoding helix-turn-helix domain-containing protein, with protein sequence MRQESVVHRPHPALRPYVAAAVGYRHEGFPPGEHLGLPSPWLTVVVAIDDPLEMAAHPDPAQAPGAFDTLVGGLHTRPARIVHPGRQAGIQLSLTPCGARALLGSPAGALASLDVPLTELLGAAGTELVDRVRAADGWPARFAALEAVLLRRLRPVAVPAEVREAWRLTTAAGGRLPVGEVARRIGWSPRHLEQRFRAETGLGPKQAARVVRFDRARRALAARVAAGGAPDLAALAVGTGFTDQAHLTREWRAFAGLPPTRWLAAEFGYVQDTAALAAALSSA encoded by the coding sequence GTGCGGCAGGAGTCGGTGGTGCACCGCCCGCACCCCGCCCTGCGCCCGTACGTGGCCGCGGCCGTCGGCTACCGGCACGAGGGCTTCCCACCGGGCGAGCACCTGGGGCTGCCGTCCCCGTGGCTGACCGTCGTGGTGGCGATCGACGATCCGCTGGAGATGGCCGCCCACCCCGACCCCGCCCAGGCCCCCGGCGCGTTCGACACGCTCGTCGGCGGGCTGCACACCCGGCCGGCGCGGATCGTCCACCCCGGCCGGCAGGCGGGCATCCAGCTGTCGCTCACCCCGTGCGGCGCCCGCGCGCTGCTCGGCTCCCCGGCCGGTGCGCTGGCGTCCCTGGACGTGCCGCTGACCGAGTTGCTGGGCGCGGCCGGCACCGAGCTGGTGGATCGGGTGCGGGCCGCCGACGGCTGGCCCGCCCGGTTCGCGGCCCTGGAGGCGGTGCTGCTGCGACGGCTGCGCCCGGTTGCCGTGCCGGCCGAGGTGCGCGAGGCCTGGCGGCTGACGACGGCGGCCGGGGGCCGGTTGCCCGTGGGGGAGGTGGCCCGCCGGATCGGCTGGTCCCCGCGCCACCTGGAGCAGCGGTTCCGTGCCGAGACGGGGCTGGGGCCGAAGCAGGCCGCCCGCGTGGTGCGCTTCGACCGGGCCCGGCGGGCGCTGGCCGCGCGGGTGGCCGCCGGCGGCGCCCCCGACCTCGCCGCCCTCGCCGTGGGTACCGGCTTCACCGACCAGGCGCACCTCACGCGGGAATGGCGGGCGTTCGCCGGCCTGCCGCCCACGCGCTGGCTGGCGGCGGAGTTCGGGTACGTACAAGACACCGCTGCCCTGGCCGCGGCACTGTCGTCGGCATGA
- a CDS encoding DUF222 domain-containing protein has protein sequence MSEFRSALDDLTAIDLEELSGDALLDLVGELSTTANRVAAVLTSAVRAADRREAYRRDGAVSMKAWLRGSCSMAPEQATATVSTGRRLELLPETAAAFAAGDITARHARVITKAMTPGRIAKAAGAGVDLGESDRLLADLARATGPQDTARGVAQWVAGVDPDGTLDDAADTRRRFTMTPGLDGRVYLRGELDAAGGEYVRTALAALMNGDRPAGDTRSHAERQGDALVTLARGPLDGGGLTTVRGERPHVRVTIDLMALCAERGAAGVAGGSLGWGGPINPETARRLACDAGVSRILTGPSGPTARRRPRAADLDHGHPPVDRDPRRAPRVRRLRRPGGVVRRPPCRSLGPRRADEL, from the coding sequence GTGTCCGAGTTCCGATCCGCCCTCGACGACCTGACCGCGATCGACCTCGAGGAACTGTCCGGGGATGCCCTGCTCGACCTCGTCGGCGAGCTGAGCACGACGGCCAACCGCGTCGCCGCGGTCCTCACGTCCGCCGTGCGGGCCGCCGACCGGCGCGAGGCCTACCGGCGGGACGGCGCGGTCTCCATGAAGGCCTGGCTGCGCGGCAGCTGCAGCATGGCTCCCGAGCAGGCGACGGCGACGGTCTCCACCGGCCGGCGGCTCGAGCTGCTGCCGGAGACCGCGGCGGCCTTCGCGGCCGGCGACATCACTGCGAGGCACGCCCGCGTCATCACGAAGGCCATGACGCCCGGGCGGATCGCCAAGGCCGCCGGGGCGGGGGTCGATCTCGGCGAGAGCGATCGCCTCCTGGCCGATCTGGCACGGGCGACGGGCCCTCAGGACACCGCGCGCGGGGTCGCACAGTGGGTCGCCGGCGTGGACCCCGACGGCACGCTGGACGACGCCGCCGACACCCGCCGGCGCTTCACCATGACTCCCGGCCTGGACGGCCGGGTGTACCTGCGGGGCGAGCTGGACGCCGCCGGTGGCGAGTACGTGCGCACCGCGCTGGCCGCACTGATGAACGGCGACCGCCCGGCCGGCGACACCCGCTCCCACGCGGAGCGGCAGGGCGATGCGCTCGTCACGCTGGCCCGTGGGCCCCTGGACGGCGGCGGACTAACGACCGTTCGGGGTGAGCGGCCGCACGTCCGGGTCACCATCGACCTCATGGCCCTCTGCGCCGAACGGGGGGCTGCGGGCGTCGCGGGCGGTTCCCTGGGGTGGGGCGGGCCGATCAACCCGGAGACGGCACGGCGGCTGGCGTGCGATGCCGGCGTCTCCCGCATCCTCACCGGCCCGAGCGGGCCTACCGCTCGACGTCGGCCGCGAGCAGCGGACCTCGACCACGGGCATCCGCCGGTCGATCGAGATCCGCGACGAGCACCGCGTGTTCGCCGGCTGCGACGCCCCGGCGGAGTGGTGCGACGTCCACCATGTCGTTCACTGGGCCCACGGCGGGCCGACGAGCTGTGA
- a CDS encoding HNH endonuclease signature motif containing protein, translating into MFAGCDAPAEWCDVHHVVHWAHGGPTSCENGALLCERHHTSCHEGGFAIRRDPGTGRWHTYRPDGTEILSRAGP; encoded by the coding sequence GTGTTCGCCGGCTGCGACGCCCCGGCGGAGTGGTGCGACGTCCACCATGTCGTTCACTGGGCCCACGGCGGGCCGACGAGCTGTGAGAACGGGGCGCTTCTCTGCGAGCGGCACCACACGAGCTGTCACGAGGGCGGTTTCGCCATCCGTCGGGATCCCGGCACCGGTCGCTGGCACACCTACCGGCCGGACGGCACCGAGATCCTCAGCCGCGCCGGCCCCTGA